The following coding sequences are from one Pelmatolapia mariae isolate MD_Pm_ZW linkage group LG4, Pm_UMD_F_2, whole genome shotgun sequence window:
- the gcgra gene encoding glucagon receptor isoform X1, translated as MSQLFLFLAVLIVSCSIQVSAVVSLQKVTERWELYRKECERNNSQNPPSTGLVCNRTFNNYACWPDGLPNTTVVVPCPWYLPWHRKVQHGVVYQECDVNGQWVTTYNTSECDSHEQVQHLQYYVHIRIMYTVGYSLSLVALVLALGILIFFRKLHCMRNNIHMNLFASFILRALSVLIKDALFETSHIAQGLNRDEEQGFPPASIAPIELLVNNETMVSCRIAMVMMQYSIMANSYWLLVEGIYLHNLLVITVFTERNYFKIYQCIGWGTPLIFLVPWVAIKYLYENQDCWEQNINMKYWWIIRAPILAAVMINFLIFIHIIKILVSKLRAHQMRYTDYKFRLAKSTLTLIPLLGIHNVVFIFATDESTSGSIGLRLTRLFSDLFFSSFQGLLVAILYCFVNKEVQSEILKKWKRWKLGRNIEEEYRHTYSNTPNTKTASLLNHAPRMPHLPDIAKTTAPVCSPEERHMLVASNQNGMVHSTEEGKCASLLHEGTIGNYILVEDISITDKLQCYEVQKENMESHL; from the exons ATGTCACAGCTGTTCCTCTTTTTGGCAGTGCTCATTGTCTCCTGCAGTATCCAG GTTTCTGCTGTTGTTTCCCTGCAAAAGGTGACAGAGCGCTGGGAATTGTACAGGAAAGAGTGTGAACGCAACAACAGCCAAAATCCACCAAGCACCG gcctggtgtgcAACAGGACTTTTAATAATTATGCCTGTTGGCCCGATGGACTCCCTAACACTACTGTTGTTGTGCCATGCCCGTGGTATTTGCCCTGGCACCGTAAAG ttCAGCATGGCGTGGTGTATCAGGAATGTGATGTGAATGGCCAGTGGGTGACTACATATAATACCAGCGAATGTGATTCTCATGAACAAGTACAACATCTG CAGTACTATGTCCATATTCGGATCATGTACACGGTGGGCTATTCCTTATCCCTGGTGGCTTTAGTGTTGGCTCTTGGCATTCTCATATTCTTTAG GAAACTCCACTGCATGAGGAACAACATCCACATGAATCTTTTTGCCTCTTTCATCCTGCGAGCTTTGTCTGTCCTCATCAAAGATGCTCTGTTCGAAACCAGCCACATAGCACAGGGCTTGAACAGAGACGAGGAGCAGGGATTCCCCCCTGCATCTATAGCTCCAATAGAGCTGCTGGTCAACAACGAG ACAATGGTCAGCTGTCGCATCGCCATGGTTATGATGCAGTATAGTATCATGGCTAACAGCTACTGGTTGCTGGTGGAAGGCATCTACCTCCACAACCTCCTGGTCATCACTGTGTTTACGGAGAGGAACTACTTCAAAATTTACCAGTGCATCGGTTGGG gtaCCCCATTAATATTCCTCGTGCCATGGGTGGCGATTAAATACCTGTATGAAAATCAGGA ttgcTGGGAGCAAAATATAAACATGAAATACTGGTGGATCATACGCGCTCCGATACTGGCAGCTGTTATG ATCAACTTCCTTATCTTTATCCATATCATCAAAATTCTCGTGTCAAAGCTTCGAGCACACCAAATGAGATACACAGACTATAAGTTCCG GTTGGCTAAGTCAACGCTAACCTTGATCCCGCTGCTCGGGATCCATAACGTGGTCTTTATCTTCGCAACAGATGAGTCCACCAGTGGCAGCATCGGCTTGCGTCTCACCAGGCTCttctctgacctcttcttctcctccttccaG GGTCTCCTGGTGGCAATCTTGTACTGCTTTGTCAACAAAGAA GTGCAGTCCGAGATCCTGAAGAAGTGGAAGCGCTGGAAGCTAGGGAGGAACATTGAGGAGGAGTACCGCCACACCTATAGCAATAccccaaacacaaaaacagccaGCCTCTTAAACCACGCCCCTCGAATGCCTCACCTCCCAGACATCGCCAAAACCACCGCCCCAGTTTGTAGCCCCGAGGAGAGGCACATGCTCGTCGCTAGCAACCAAAATGGCATGGTCCACAGTACAGAGGAAGGGAAGTGTGCCTCACTGCTGCACGAGGGGACCATCGGCAACTATATCCTGGTAGAGGACATCAGCATTACTGACAAGCTGCAGTGTTACGAAGTGCAGAAAGAGAACATGGAGAGCCACCTGTGA
- the gcgra gene encoding glucagon receptor isoform X2 — MPVGPMDSLTLLLLCHARGICPGTVKHGVVYQECDVNGQWVTTYNTSECDSHEQVQHLQYYVHIRIMYTVGYSLSLVALVLALGILIFFRKLHCMRNNIHMNLFASFILRALSVLIKDALFETSHIAQGLNRDEEQGFPPASIAPIELLVNNETMVSCRIAMVMMQYSIMANSYWLLVEGIYLHNLLVITVFTERNYFKIYQCIGWGTPLIFLVPWVAIKYLYENQDCWEQNINMKYWWIIRAPILAAVMINFLIFIHIIKILVSKLRAHQMRYTDYKFRLAKSTLTLIPLLGIHNVVFIFATDESTSGSIGLRLTRLFSDLFFSSFQGLLVAILYCFVNKEVQSEILKKWKRWKLGRNIEEEYRHTYSNTPNTKTASLLNHAPRMPHLPDIAKTTAPVCSPEERHMLVASNQNGMVHSTEEGKCASLLHEGTIGNYILVEDISITDKLQCYEVQKENMESHL; from the exons ATGCCTGTTGGCCCGATGGACTCCCTAACACTACTGTTGTTGTGCCATGCCCGTGGTATTTGCCCTGGCACCGTAAAG CATGGCGTGGTGTATCAGGAATGTGATGTGAATGGCCAGTGGGTGACTACATATAATACCAGCGAATGTGATTCTCATGAACAAGTACAACATCTG CAGTACTATGTCCATATTCGGATCATGTACACGGTGGGCTATTCCTTATCCCTGGTGGCTTTAGTGTTGGCTCTTGGCATTCTCATATTCTTTAG GAAACTCCACTGCATGAGGAACAACATCCACATGAATCTTTTTGCCTCTTTCATCCTGCGAGCTTTGTCTGTCCTCATCAAAGATGCTCTGTTCGAAACCAGCCACATAGCACAGGGCTTGAACAGAGACGAGGAGCAGGGATTCCCCCCTGCATCTATAGCTCCAATAGAGCTGCTGGTCAACAACGAG ACAATGGTCAGCTGTCGCATCGCCATGGTTATGATGCAGTATAGTATCATGGCTAACAGCTACTGGTTGCTGGTGGAAGGCATCTACCTCCACAACCTCCTGGTCATCACTGTGTTTACGGAGAGGAACTACTTCAAAATTTACCAGTGCATCGGTTGGG gtaCCCCATTAATATTCCTCGTGCCATGGGTGGCGATTAAATACCTGTATGAAAATCAGGA ttgcTGGGAGCAAAATATAAACATGAAATACTGGTGGATCATACGCGCTCCGATACTGGCAGCTGTTATG ATCAACTTCCTTATCTTTATCCATATCATCAAAATTCTCGTGTCAAAGCTTCGAGCACACCAAATGAGATACACAGACTATAAGTTCCG GTTGGCTAAGTCAACGCTAACCTTGATCCCGCTGCTCGGGATCCATAACGTGGTCTTTATCTTCGCAACAGATGAGTCCACCAGTGGCAGCATCGGCTTGCGTCTCACCAGGCTCttctctgacctcttcttctcctccttccaG GGTCTCCTGGTGGCAATCTTGTACTGCTTTGTCAACAAAGAA GTGCAGTCCGAGATCCTGAAGAAGTGGAAGCGCTGGAAGCTAGGGAGGAACATTGAGGAGGAGTACCGCCACACCTATAGCAATAccccaaacacaaaaacagccaGCCTCTTAAACCACGCCCCTCGAATGCCTCACCTCCCAGACATCGCCAAAACCACCGCCCCAGTTTGTAGCCCCGAGGAGAGGCACATGCTCGTCGCTAGCAACCAAAATGGCATGGTCCACAGTACAGAGGAAGGGAAGTGTGCCTCACTGCTGCACGAGGGGACCATCGGCAACTATATCCTGGTAGAGGACATCAGCATTACTGACAAGCTGCAGTGTTACGAAGTGCAGAAAGAGAACATGGAGAGCCACCTGTGA